The following are encoded together in the Conger conger chromosome 11, fConCon1.1, whole genome shotgun sequence genome:
- the mapk1 gene encoding LOW QUALITY PROTEIN: mitogen-activated protein kinase 1 (The sequence of the model RefSeq protein was modified relative to this genomic sequence to represent the inferred CDS: deleted 4 bases in 2 codons): MLNSKGYTKSIDIWSVGCILGEMLSNRPIFPGKHYLDQLNHILGILGSPSQEDLSCIINVKARNYLLSLPLRCKVPWNRLFPNADPKALDLLDRMLTFNPHKRIEVEEALAHSYLEQYYDPTDEPVAEAPFKFDMELDDLPKRPLKELIFQETARFQPGFRS, from the exons ATGCTCAACTCCAAG GGCTACACTAAGTCCATTGATATCTGGTCGGTCGGCTGCATCCTGGGCGAGATGCTGTCCAACAGGCCCATCTTTCCCGGGAAGCACTACCTGGACCAGCTCAACCACATCCTGG GGATCCTGGGGTCTCCCTCGCAGGAGGACCTGAGCTGCATCATCAATGTTAAAGCCAGAAACTACCTGCTGTCCCTGCCGCTGCGCTGCAAGGTGCCCTGGAACCGGCTCTTCCCCAACGCCGACcccaaag cactggATCTGTTGGACAGGATGTTGACCTTTAAC CCGCACAAGCGgattgaggtggaggaggcgctGGCACACTCCTATCTGGAGCAGTATTACGACCCCACAGATGAG cccgtAGCCGAAGCCCCCTTTAAGTTCGACATGGAGCTGGACGACCTG CCAAAGAGACCCCTGAAGGAGCTCATCTTCCAGGAGACGGCGCGCTTCCAGCCCGGGTTCCGGTCCTAA